A genomic region of Jeotgalibaca ciconiae contains the following coding sequences:
- the infB gene encoding translation initiation factor IF-2 — protein MVKKRVYEYAQEHKMSSKDVLEKAKKAGLNFQSHMSIMEDEDVKKMDKTMKNRNEAPVSSQNKKNTNVSQNENKNTQRKSNTPPKQVNNKNTNKPAESKETPKKTEAPKAAASQGNRGPKAGNANRNFNNRGKGGFNKRNRKNKRDNRAPKPPVPQRKFRELPETFIYTEGMNIQDVAKKLHREPAEIIKKLFLMGIVATQNQPLDSDTLELIATDYGINAEQKVEVDVSDLEVYFDAEENEDELVTRPPVVTIMGHVDHGKTTLLDSLRNTKVSLSEAGGITQHIGAYQVEIDDKPITFLDTPGHAAFTTMRARGADVTDITIIVVAADDGVMPQTVEAINHAKAADVPIIVAVNKIDKPTANPERVMQELTEYELIPEDWGGDTIFVNISAKFGQGIDDLLEMILLVAEVQELKANPNRLAIGSVIEARLDKSKGPISTLLVQGGTLKVGDPIVVGNTHGRVRAMTNDQGRRVKTAGPSMPVEITGLNEAPQAGDRFVVFEDEKTARSVGEERTKRAQMESRSGQNRVTLDNLFSSLKEGELKEVGVIIKADVQGSVEALAGSLKKIEVEGVRVRIIHSAVGAINESDITLAAASNAIIIGFNVRATPQAKIQAEQESVDIRLHRVIYNAIDEIETAMKGMLDPEYEEKITGQALIRETFKVSKVGTIGGAFVTDGVIKRSSGVRVIRDNIVIFEGELASLKRFKDDVREVKNGFECGIMIENYNDIREDDVIEAFEMVEITRK, from the coding sequence ATGGTTAAAAAAAGAGTCTATGAATATGCGCAAGAACACAAAATGTCGAGTAAAGATGTTCTTGAAAAAGCAAAAAAAGCCGGACTAAATTTTCAAAGCCACATGTCAATAATGGAAGATGAGGATGTTAAAAAAATGGATAAAACAATGAAGAATAGAAATGAAGCACCTGTATCTTCCCAAAATAAGAAAAATACAAATGTTTCACAAAATGAAAATAAAAATACCCAAAGAAAAAGCAATACACCGCCTAAGCAAGTGAATAATAAAAATACAAATAAGCCTGCTGAGAGCAAAGAAACGCCTAAAAAGACAGAGGCTCCGAAAGCAGCTGCTAGTCAAGGAAACCGTGGTCCCAAAGCTGGGAATGCTAACAGGAACTTTAATAATAGAGGAAAAGGCGGATTCAATAAGCGCAATCGTAAAAACAAACGCGATAATCGTGCTCCTAAACCACCAGTTCCACAAAGAAAGTTCCGTGAATTGCCAGAAACATTTATTTATACAGAAGGTATGAATATTCAAGATGTTGCTAAAAAGCTGCATCGTGAACCAGCGGAAATCATCAAAAAATTGTTCTTGATGGGGATTGTTGCTACTCAAAATCAACCACTTGATTCGGATACATTAGAATTAATTGCTACTGATTATGGTATTAATGCAGAGCAAAAAGTGGAAGTAGATGTGTCCGATTTAGAAGTTTATTTTGATGCAGAAGAAAATGAAGACGAATTAGTAACACGTCCGCCAGTTGTGACAATTATGGGGCACGTTGACCATGGTAAAACCACTTTGCTCGATTCGCTTCGTAATACAAAAGTGAGTCTGAGTGAAGCAGGTGGAATCACGCAACATATTGGTGCTTACCAAGTCGAAATCGATGATAAGCCAATTACGTTCTTGGATACACCAGGGCATGCGGCATTTACAACTATGCGTGCACGGGGAGCAGATGTTACTGATATCACGATTATCGTTGTAGCTGCGGATGATGGTGTCATGCCACAAACCGTTGAAGCAATAAACCATGCAAAAGCTGCTGATGTTCCTATTATTGTTGCTGTAAACAAAATTGATAAACCAACCGCAAATCCGGAACGAGTAATGCAAGAACTGACAGAATACGAATTAATCCCAGAAGATTGGGGCGGAGACACAATTTTCGTAAATATTTCTGCAAAATTTGGTCAAGGAATTGATGACTTATTAGAAATGATTCTTTTAGTTGCTGAAGTTCAAGAGTTGAAAGCAAATCCAAATCGTTTAGCAATCGGAAGTGTTATTGAAGCTCGCTTAGATAAATCAAAAGGGCCAATTTCAACTTTACTAGTACAAGGCGGAACATTAAAAGTTGGAGACCCAATTGTTGTTGGTAACACACATGGTAGAGTTCGTGCAATGACGAACGACCAAGGACGTCGTGTAAAAACAGCTGGTCCATCTATGCCGGTCGAAATAACTGGATTGAACGAAGCTCCGCAAGCAGGAGATCGTTTCGTAGTATTCGAAGATGAAAAAACAGCGCGTTCAGTGGGCGAAGAGCGGACAAAACGTGCTCAAATGGAATCACGTTCTGGTCAAAATAGAGTAACACTCGACAACTTATTCTCTAGCCTGAAAGAAGGAGAATTAAAAGAAGTTGGCGTTATTATTAAAGCTGACGTACAAGGTTCTGTTGAAGCATTGGCAGGCAGCTTGAAGAAAATCGAAGTAGAGGGTGTTCGTGTACGCATTATTCACTCTGCAGTGGGCGCTATCAACGAAAGTGATATTACTTTAGCTGCTGCAAGTAATGCAATCATTATTGGCTTTAATGTTCGTGCGACACCACAAGCAAAAATTCAAGCAGAACAAGAAAGTGTAGATATTCGTCTGCACCGCGTTATTTATAACGCAATTGATGAAATTGAAACAGCTATGAAAGGGATGCTTGATCCTGAATACGAAGAAAAAATCACTGGTCAGGCTTTAATTCGTGAAACTTTCAAAGTATCTAAAGTTGGTACAATCGGTGGTGCATTTGTCACAGACGGAGTCATCAAAAGAAGTAGTGGTGTTCGTGTAATTCGTGATAACATTGTTATCTTCGAAGGCGAATTAGCTTCTCTAAAACGTTTCAAGGACGATGTTCGTGAAGTGAAAAATGGCTTTGAGTGTGGAATCATGATTGAAAACTACAATGACATTCGTGAAGATGATGTCATTGAAGCATTCGAAATGGTTGAAATTACTAGAAAATAA
- the nusA gene encoding transcription termination factor NusA, whose protein sequence is MNKDMLSALDILEKDKGISKEIVVSALEAALVSAYKRNYGQAQNVEVEFNDKTGDIHVYSVKEVVDMVFDSTLEVSIEEALEINKGYEIGDKIRFEVTPRDFGRIAAQTAKQVIMQRIREAERSIIYDEFIAYENDILNGVVERQDSRYIYVNLGKIEAVLSKQEQIPGEEFQPHDRIKVYVTKVENTSKGPQIFVSRSHPDLLKRLFEQEVPEIYDGVVEIVSIAREAGDRSKIAVRSRDINVDPVGTCVGPRGQRVQAIVNELKGENMDIVKWDEDPSQYIANALNPAQVIQVDFEPEHGSCTVVVPDYQLSLAIGKRGQNARLAAKLTGYKIDIKSETDYSELMQKNEQVDEIYEVAATDEFADDDAQITEEFVQDIEDLDPIDDSEQIQLQDEIDEDILDPDEAENRIAEVELDPEEDYEELLDNSIDE, encoded by the coding sequence AAGAAATTATGGACAGGCGCAAAACGTTGAAGTTGAGTTTAACGATAAAACAGGGGATATCCATGTTTATTCAGTAAAAGAAGTTGTTGACATGGTCTTTGACTCAACATTAGAAGTCAGCATTGAAGAAGCTTTGGAAATTAATAAAGGGTACGAAATAGGTGATAAAATCCGTTTTGAAGTAACACCGCGTGATTTTGGACGTATTGCGGCTCAAACGGCAAAACAAGTAATTATGCAGCGTATTCGTGAAGCAGAGCGCAGTATTATTTATGATGAATTTATTGCTTATGAGAATGATATTTTAAATGGTGTGGTAGAACGTCAAGATTCTCGTTATATCTATGTAAATCTAGGTAAAATCGAAGCTGTTCTTTCAAAACAAGAACAAATTCCTGGCGAAGAATTCCAACCGCATGACCGTATTAAAGTATATGTTACAAAAGTTGAGAATACTTCAAAAGGACCACAAATTTTTGTAAGCCGGAGCCATCCTGACTTATTAAAACGCCTATTCGAGCAAGAAGTACCGGAGATATATGATGGCGTCGTTGAAATTGTGTCAATTGCTCGTGAAGCAGGAGATCGTTCGAAGATTGCAGTTCGTTCACGCGATATAAATGTTGATCCAGTTGGAACTTGTGTGGGCCCACGCGGACAACGTGTTCAGGCAATTGTAAATGAATTAAAAGGCGAAAACATGGACATTGTAAAGTGGGATGAAGATCCTTCACAATACATCGCAAATGCTTTAAACCCAGCGCAAGTAATCCAAGTAGACTTTGAACCAGAACACGGCAGCTGTACGGTTGTTGTTCCCGATTATCAGCTTTCTCTTGCTATAGGTAAGAGAGGCCAGAATGCTCGCTTAGCAGCGAAATTGACTGGCTATAAGATTGATATTAAATCTGAAACTGACTATAGTGAATTGATGCAAAAAAATGAGCAAGTAGATGAAATATACGAAGTAGCAGCAACAGACGAATTTGCTGATGATGATGCACAAATCACAGAAGAATTTGTGCAGGATATCGAAGATCTTGATCCAATCGATGATTCAGAGCAAATTCAACTTCAAGATGAAATCGATGAAGATATTTTGGATCCTGATGAAGCCGAGAATCGCATTGCGGAAGTAGAATTAGATCCAGAAGAAGATTATGAAGAGTTATTAGATAATTCCATAGATGAATAA
- a CDS encoding L7Ae/L30e/S12e/Gadd45 family ribosomal protein, whose amino-acid sequence MDQYKKQLNLLGLATRARKLITGEELTIKAVQRNEAKLVLVAADCSENTKEKMVNKCTYYNVPLEIIFSSEEISQAIGKSRSICAFTDKGFADSYFKLKGTNNMR is encoded by the coding sequence ATGGATCAGTATAAAAAACAACTGAACTTACTTGGCTTAGCAACGAGAGCTAGAAAGTTAATTACGGGTGAAGAGCTCACTATTAAAGCGGTTCAGCGCAATGAAGCAAAGTTGGTTCTTGTTGCAGCAGACTGTAGTGAGAATACGAAAGAAAAAATGGTAAATAAATGCACCTATTACAATGTTCCACTCGAAATCATTTTTTCTTCTGAAGAAATTAGTCAAGCAATTGGAAAGAGCCGCTCTATTTGTGCTTTTACTGATAAAGGTTTTGCAGACAGTTATTTTAAACTGAAAGGAACGAACAACATGAGATAA
- the rnpM gene encoding RNase P modulator RnpM yields the protein MKKKKIPMRRCIVSNEMKPKKEMIRIVRTPEGALEIDPSGKKNGRGAYVSLEPLLVEKAKKNKLLERQFEVEVSEEFYQELYEYVDHQKARSQINGSV from the coding sequence GTGAAAAAGAAAAAAATTCCTATGCGTCGCTGTATTGTCTCAAATGAGATGAAACCAAAAAAAGAAATGATTCGGATTGTCCGTACTCCAGAAGGAGCGTTGGAAATAGATCCTTCTGGCAAAAAAAATGGCAGAGGAGCCTATGTTTCTCTGGAACCCCTTTTAGTTGAAAAAGCTAAAAAAAATAAGCTGCTTGAACGTCAATTTGAGGTAGAAGTATCTGAAGAATTCTATCAAGAATTATATGAATACGTCGATCATCAAAAAGCTAGGAGCCAAATAAATGGATCAGTATAA